In Blautia wexlerae DSM 19850, a single window of DNA contains:
- a CDS encoding FAD/NAD(P)-binding protein: MSECTCHKNYTLDTLIPKVGVITDIRQETPDVKTFRVNAPEGGKLFEHMPGQCAMVCAPGVSEGMFSITSSPTNKEYQEFSIKKCGALTDYLHSLQVGDEITVRGPYGNHFPVEDKLKGKNLLFIAGGIGLAPLRSVINYVLDNRADYGTVDILYGSRSADDLVQLKEIQEVWMKAEGVNVYLTIDREQEGWDGHVGFVPSYLKEIGFDTNKTALVCGPPIMIKFVLAGLEELGFSREQVYTTLELRMKCGIGKCGRCNIGSKYVCKDGPVFRCDEIDELPAEY; this comes from the coding sequence ATGAGCGAATGTACCTGCCATAAAAACTACACATTAGACACACTGATCCCGAAGGTTGGTGTGATCACAGATATCCGTCAGGAGACACCGGATGTTAAAACATTCCGTGTAAACGCTCCTGAAGGAGGAAAACTTTTTGAACATATGCCTGGCCAGTGTGCAATGGTCTGCGCACCAGGTGTAAGTGAAGGTATGTTTTCCATTACTTCTTCACCTACAAATAAAGAATATCAGGAATTCAGTATCAAGAAGTGCGGTGCACTGACCGATTATCTCCACAGCCTTCAGGTTGGAGATGAGATCACAGTCCGTGGACCATACGGAAATCATTTCCCTGTAGAAGATAAATTAAAAGGTAAAAACCTTCTGTTTATCGCAGGTGGTATCGGACTTGCACCTCTTCGTTCTGTTATCAACTATGTACTGGATAACCGTGCAGATTACGGAACAGTAGATATCCTCTATGGTTCCCGTTCCGCAGATGACCTGGTACAGTTAAAAGAAATCCAGGAAGTCTGGATGAAAGCAGAGGGAGTTAATGTTTATCTGACAATCGACCGTGAACAGGAAGGCTGGGACGGACACGTTGGATTCGTTCCTTCTTATCTGAAAGAGATTGGATTCGATACAAACAAAACAGCACTTGTCTGCGGACCGCCGATCATGATCAAGTTCGTTCTTGCAGGACTGGAAGAACTGGGCTTCTCCAGAGAACAGGTTTACACAACTCTGGAGCTTCGTATGAAATGCGGTATCGGTAAATGCGGCCGTTGCAATATCGGTTCCAAATACGTCTGCAAAGACGGTCCGGTATTCAGATGCGACGAGATTGATGAATTACCTGCAGAATATTGA
- a CDS encoding 2Fe-2S iron-sulfur cluster-binding protein — MEKNMVNVYFFGKKYSVPAELTIMTAMEYAGYTLKRGCGCRHGFCGACATIYRIKGENELKTCLACQTQVQEGMYVASIPFFPTDKRLYNIEDLKPNQQVMMELYPEIYSCIGCNACTKACTQDLNVMQYIAYAQRGELEKCAEESFDCVSCGCCSVRCPAGISHPMVGLLARRLTGKYIAPKSEHLEKRVEEIHEGKYDDLIEQIMQKPITDMQELYNNREIEK, encoded by the coding sequence ATGGAAAAGAATATGGTAAACGTATATTTTTTCGGTAAGAAATACAGCGTACCTGCAGAACTTACAATTATGACTGCCATGGAATATGCCGGTTATACATTAAAGAGAGGATGCGGCTGCAGACACGGATTCTGCGGAGCCTGCGCAACAATCTACAGAATCAAAGGTGAAAACGAGCTGAAAACATGTCTTGCCTGTCAGACACAGGTACAGGAAGGAATGTATGTAGCAAGCATCCCGTTCTTCCCTACAGATAAGAGACTCTACAACATCGAAGACCTGAAACCGAATCAGCAGGTAATGATGGAACTCTATCCGGAAATCTACAGCTGTATCGGATGTAATGCCTGTACAAAAGCATGTACTCAGGACTTAAATGTAATGCAGTACATCGCATATGCACAGAGAGGCGAACTTGAAAAATGTGCAGAGGAATCCTTCGACTGCGTAAGCTGCGGATGCTGTTCTGTAAGATGTCCGGCCGGTATTTCCCATCCGATGGTAGGTCTTCTGGCAAGACGTCTCACAGGTAAATATATCGCGCCTAAGAGCGAACATCTGGAGAAACGTGTAGAAGAAATCCACGAAGGTAAATATGATGATCTGATCGAGCAGATCATGCAGAAACCAATCACAGACATGCAGGAACTTTACAACAACAGAGAAATTGAGAAATAG
- a CDS encoding FAD-dependent oxidoreductase translates to MYAPYPENMMESIKKVEATRAQRMATEPRRLTAEEKDALLEKFHPDYNPDAFAEIKVGPNKGQKAPLELAEMLHSTSRLINEKIDLTKIDYDVDVLVIGGGGAGSSCAIEAHNAGADVMIVTKLRIGDANTMMAEGGIQAADKENDSPVQHYLDCFGGGHFAAKPELVKRLVMEAPDAIKWLNDLGVEFDKAEDGTMVTTHGGGTSRKRMHAAKDYSGSEIMRTIRDEVLNLKIPVVEFTSAVELLKDEKGQVAGAVLLNMETGDYSVARAKTVVIATGGAGRMHYQGFPTSNHYGATADGLVLGYRAGASLLYQDSIQYHPTGAIYPSQIMGALVTEKVRSVGAQLVNANGEAYIHPLETRDVNASGVIRECEEGRGVEVPGGLKGVWLDTPMIEILGGEGTIEKRIPAMFRMYMNYGIDMRKVPIVIYPTLHYQNGGLEINGDGFTKEIPNLLVAGEAAGGIHGRNRLMGNSLLDVIVFGRNAGKKAAAKCKNVELGEMNLDHIYKYADELDKADLHTDKVSPLLLPKYARHEQR, encoded by the coding sequence ATGTATGCACCATATCCAGAAAATATGATGGAATCCATCAAAAAGGTAGAGGCTACAAGAGCACAGCGTATGGCAACAGAGCCAAGACGTCTGACAGCTGAAGAGAAAGACGCTCTTCTTGAGAAATTCCATCCGGATTATAATCCAGACGCGTTTGCAGAAATCAAAGTAGGACCGAACAAAGGACAGAAAGCTCCTCTGGAACTGGCAGAAATGCTTCATTCAACAAGCCGTCTGATCAACGAAAAAATTGACCTTACAAAAATTGATTATGATGTAGATGTACTTGTAATCGGCGGCGGCGGTGCAGGTTCTTCCTGTGCAATCGAAGCACATAATGCAGGTGCTGACGTTATGATCGTTACAAAGCTTCGTATCGGTGATGCCAATACAATGATGGCTGAAGGTGGTATCCAGGCAGCTGACAAAGAGAACGATTCTCCTGTACAGCATTATCTGGATTGCTTCGGCGGCGGACATTTTGCTGCAAAACCGGAACTGGTAAAGAGACTGGTAATGGAAGCTCCGGATGCCATCAAATGGCTCAATGACCTTGGTGTTGAATTTGATAAAGCAGAAGACGGAACCATGGTTACCACACACGGCGGCGGTACTTCAAGAAAGAGAATGCATGCTGCAAAGGATTATTCTGGATCTGAGATCATGCGTACCATCAGAGATGAAGTTCTGAATCTTAAGATTCCGGTAGTTGAATTTACTTCAGCTGTTGAACTTCTGAAAGATGAAAAAGGACAGGTTGCAGGTGCAGTTCTTCTTAACATGGAAACAGGAGATTATTCTGTTGCAAGAGCCAAAACTGTTGTAATCGCAACAGGTGGTGCAGGAAGAATGCATTATCAGGGATTCCCGACATCTAACCATTATGGCGCAACTGCAGACGGACTTGTACTTGGATATAGAGCTGGTGCTTCCCTTCTTTATCAGGATTCTATCCAGTACCATCCAACAGGAGCAATCTATCCATCACAGATCATGGGTGCTCTGGTAACAGAAAAAGTTCGTTCCGTTGGTGCACAGCTTGTAAATGCAAACGGAGAAGCTTATATTCATCCGCTTGAAACCCGTGACGTAAATGCTTCCGGTGTTATCCGTGAATGCGAAGAAGGCCGTGGCGTAGAAGTTCCAGGCGGACTGAAAGGTGTATGGCTTGACACTCCGATGATCGAGATCCTCGGTGGCGAAGGAACCATCGAAAAGAGAATCCCGGCTATGTTCCGTATGTACATGAACTACGGCATTGATATGAGAAAAGTTCCTATCGTTATTTATCCGACACTTCACTACCAGAACGGTGGTCTTGAGATTAACGGAGACGGATTCACAAAAGAAATTCCAAACCTGTTAGTTGCAGGAGAAGCCGCAGGTGGAATCCACGGAAGAAACAGACTGATGGGTAACTCTCTTCTGGATGTTATCGTATTCGGAAGAAATGCAGGTAAAAAAGCAGCTGCAAAATGCAAGAATGTAGAGCTTGGTGAAATGAACCTGGATCATATCTACAAATATGCAGATGAACTGGACAAAGCAGATTTACATACTGACAAAGTATCTCCGTTACTGCTTCCAAAATATGCCCGTCACGAGCAGCGCTGA
- a CDS encoding fumarate hydratase codes for MREVEVSRLTDVIEKLCIEANEHLPEDVKCAIKTCRACEDGEIAKGVLDNIIENFDIADNENVPICQDTGMACVFLEIGQDVHFVGGNLNDAINEGVRRGYDKGYLRKSVVKDPVRRGNTGDNTPAMIYTEIVPGDQVKITVGPKGFGSENMSQIRMFKPSAGLQGIKDFILEVVETAGPNPCPPMVVGVGIGGTFDKCALLAKKALMRPLDTQNPDPFYADLEKEMLEKVNKLGIGPQGFGGKTTAIGLNIETMPTHIAGMPCAVNINCHVTRHKSEVI; via the coding sequence ATGCGTGAAGTAGAAGTAAGCAGACTTACAGATGTCATCGAAAAACTCTGTATCGAAGCAAATGAACATCTTCCGGAAGACGTAAAATGCGCCATCAAAACATGCCGCGCATGCGAAGACGGAGAGATTGCCAAGGGTGTCCTTGACAACATTATTGAGAATTTTGATATTGCAGATAATGAGAATGTGCCGATCTGCCAGGATACAGGAATGGCATGTGTATTCCTTGAAATCGGACAGGATGTACATTTTGTCGGGGGAAATCTGAACGATGCCATCAATGAAGGTGTACGTCGTGGATATGATAAGGGATATTTAAGAAAATCTGTAGTAAAGGATCCGGTTCGCCGTGGAAACACAGGCGACAATACACCGGCTATGATCTACACAGAAATCGTTCCCGGAGATCAGGTAAAGATCACAGTAGGCCCCAAAGGCTTCGGAAGTGAGAACATGAGCCAGATCCGTATGTTCAAACCATCTGCAGGATTACAGGGAATCAAGGATTTTATCCTTGAAGTAGTAGAGACCGCAGGTCCCAACCCATGTCCGCCAATGGTAGTCGGAGTTGGTATCGGAGGAACCTTTGACAAATGTGCACTTCTTGCAAAGAAAGCACTGATGAGACCTCTGGATACTCAGAACCCGGATCCGTTCTATGCTGATCTTGAGAAAGAAATGCTGGAAAAAGTAAACAAGCTTGGAATCGGACCTCAGGGATTTGGCGGAAAGACAACAGCCATCGGCCTGAATATCGAAACAATGCCGACTCATATTGCAGGTATGCCATGTGCAGTTAATATCAACTGCCATGTAACCCGCCATAAATCGGAGGTGATCTGA
- a CDS encoding Fe-S-containing hydro-lyase, with protein MERKKITLPLTRELARTLHAGDQVLLTGTIYTSRDAGHKRMCEALAKGEKIPFDPTDATIYYVGPTPAKPGAVIGSAGPTTSGRMDAYAPTMMSVGARGMIGKGARLPEVVDAMKKYDGVYFGAIGGAGALLAKCIKKAELIAYEDLGAEALRKLYVEDMPLVVIIDSEGNNLYEMGKAEYLKEHGDK; from the coding sequence ATGGAAAGAAAGAAAATTACGCTTCCACTTACTAGAGAGCTGGCAAGAACTCTCCATGCAGGTGATCAGGTATTATTAACAGGTACTATTTATACATCACGTGATGCAGGACACAAGAGAATGTGTGAGGCCCTTGCAAAAGGTGAGAAAATTCCATTTGATCCTACAGATGCAACCATCTACTATGTAGGACCAACTCCTGCAAAACCAGGCGCAGTCATCGGCTCCGCAGGCCCTACAACCAGCGGACGTATGGATGCCTATGCACCCACAATGATGTCTGTGGGAGCAAGAGGAATGATCGGTAAAGGTGCCCGCCTTCCGGAAGTAGTAGACGCCATGAAGAAATATGATGGTGTATACTTCGGAGCTATCGGCGGTGCAGGTGCGCTTCTTGCAAAATGCATCAAAAAGGCCGAACTGATCGCCTATGAAGATCTGGGAGCAGAAGCACTTCGTAAATTGTATGTAGAGGATATGCCTCTTGTAGTCATCATTGACTCAGAAGGCAATAATCTGTACGAGATGGGAAAAGCAGAATATCTCAAAGAACACGGAGATAAGTAA
- a CDS encoding YoaK family protein, whose protein sequence is MKDHNQHEIQMSEAFLNSAFLALSGGFQDAYTYNARNEVFCNAQTGNVVLMSQHFMAGELTAGLGYFFPIIFFALGVWVAEKIQANYKYAQKLHWRQGVLLAEILILFTVGFLPTEYNMLANAMASFACAMQVQSFRKVNGYSYASTMCIGNLRSGTAALSVYFREKKSKQLKQAMYYFGIILMFALGAGIGGNLSIRYGIRMIWVSCGFLMISFLLMFIEKYKHFHEEHEIK, encoded by the coding sequence ATGAAAGATCATAATCAACACGAAATACAAATGTCGGAAGCCTTTTTAAACAGTGCATTCCTGGCACTGTCAGGAGGTTTTCAGGATGCTTACACCTATAATGCAAGAAACGAAGTATTCTGTAATGCACAGACAGGAAACGTCGTTCTTATGAGCCAGCACTTTATGGCAGGAGAACTGACAGCAGGACTGGGATACTTCTTTCCTATTATTTTCTTTGCACTGGGCGTATGGGTTGCGGAGAAAATACAGGCAAATTATAAATATGCGCAGAAGCTCCACTGGAGACAGGGTGTTCTGCTGGCAGAAATCCTGATCTTATTTACAGTAGGTTTCCTGCCAACCGAATACAATATGCTGGCAAATGCCATGGCATCTTTCGCCTGTGCAATGCAGGTACAGTCCTTCCGCAAGGTAAACGGATATTCCTATGCAAGTACTATGTGTATCGGTAATTTGCGCAGTGGTACAGCTGCGTTGTCAGTTTATTTTCGTGAAAAAAAATCAAAACAGCTAAAACAGGCGATGTATTATTTTGGAATCATCCTTATGTTTGCCTTGGGTGCCGGCATTGGTGGAAATCTGTCCATACGCTATGGAATCAGAATGATCTGGGTTTCCTGTGGATTCCTTATGATCAGCTTTCTGTTGATGTTTATAGAAAAATATAAGCATTTCCATGAGGAACATGAAATTAAATAA
- a CDS encoding complex I 24 kDa subunit family protein: MLDQSYYRKADEIIEHYGRTAASLIPIMQDIQAEYRYLPGELLTYVAKEIGVKEAKAYSVATFYENFSFEPKGKYVIKVCDGTACHVRKSMPVKEALMKELGLSNKKHTTDDMLFTVETVSCLGACGLAPTLTVNDEVHPKMTPEKAVELLNKLRGECV; encoded by the coding sequence ATGTTAGACCAGTCTTATTACAGAAAAGCGGATGAGATCATCGAGCACTATGGACGTACAGCAGCATCGCTGATTCCGATCATGCAGGATATTCAGGCGGAATATCGTTACCTGCCGGGAGAATTGCTGACTTATGTAGCGAAAGAAATCGGAGTAAAAGAAGCCAAGGCCTACAGTGTAGCCACATTCTATGAGAATTTTTCTTTTGAGCCGAAAGGGAAATATGTCATTAAAGTGTGTGACGGAACAGCCTGTCATGTGAGAAAATCCATGCCTGTAAAAGAGGCTTTGATGAAGGAACTTGGACTGAGCAACAAGAAACACACTACAGATGACATGCTTTTTACCGTAGAAACAGTATCCTGTCTGGGTGCATGTGGACTTGCCCCCACACTGACTGTCAATGATGAAGTACATCCGAAGATGACTCCTGAGAAAGCTGTAGAACTTTTGAATAAACTGAGAGGAGAGTGCGTATGA
- a CDS encoding NADH-quinone oxidoreductase subunit NuoF, which produces MSIKSKEDLLNKQAEVNEQIKSYTCRVLVCSGTGCIASGAQKIYEEMSVLCERIDGVTVEMQKDVPHVGVIKTGCQGLCELGPLMRIEPYDYQYVHVQPEDCKEIVERTILEGKPVERLFYRDNNTVCPHPDDIPFLNQQTRIVLENCGKIDAESIEEYIAVGGYQALAKVMGSMSPQEVIDEVTKSGLRGRGGAGFPAGKKWSQVARQAEKTRYVVCNGDEGDPGAFMDGSVMEGDPYKMIEGMTIAAYAVGAENGYIYVRAEYPLSVKRLRMAIEQAEKYGLLGDNILNSGVNFHLHINRGAGAFVCGEGSALTASIEGNRGMPRVKPPRTVEKGLWGKPTVLNNVETYANVPKIILQGADWFRTIGTEGSPGTKTFSLTGSIENTGLIEVPMGTTLRHIIYDIGGGLKSGAAFKGVQIGGPSGGCLILDQLDAPLDFDSVKKLDAIMGSGGLVVMDENTCMVEVARFFMNFTQRESCGKCVPCREGTKRMLEILERIVDGKGEMSDLDELEELANMVQNMALCGLGKSAPLPVISTLKRFRDEYEEHIRDKKCRAKVCTALRQFHINPEFCIGCGKCAKNCPAGAISGKIKHPYHIDNDICIKCGACKDNCNFDAVYVEA; this is translated from the coding sequence ATGAGTATTAAGAGTAAAGAAGACCTGTTAAATAAGCAGGCTGAAGTAAATGAGCAGATTAAATCTTATACCTGCCGCGTTCTTGTCTGTTCAGGTACCGGATGTATCGCATCCGGAGCGCAGAAGATTTATGAAGAGATGTCAGTACTCTGTGAGAGAATTGATGGAGTAACAGTTGAAATGCAGAAGGATGTGCCTCATGTAGGCGTGATCAAGACAGGGTGCCAGGGCTTATGTGAACTTGGACCTCTGATGAGAATTGAACCATATGATTATCAGTATGTTCACGTACAGCCGGAAGACTGTAAGGAAATTGTGGAGAGAACTATATTGGAAGGGAAACCTGTAGAGAGACTGTTTTATCGTGATAATAATACAGTCTGTCCACATCCTGATGATATTCCTTTCTTAAATCAACAAACACGTATCGTTCTTGAAAACTGCGGAAAAATCGATGCGGAATCTATCGAAGAGTATATTGCTGTGGGAGGCTATCAGGCACTTGCAAAAGTGATGGGAAGCATGTCCCCGCAGGAAGTTATTGATGAAGTAACTAAATCCGGGCTTCGCGGTCGTGGCGGTGCAGGATTCCCGGCAGGCAAGAAATGGTCTCAGGTTGCACGCCAGGCAGAGAAAACCCGCTATGTTGTATGTAATGGTGATGAGGGTGATCCCGGTGCATTTATGGATGGTTCCGTCATGGAAGGTGATCCATATAAGATGATCGAAGGTATGACTATTGCAGCCTACGCAGTCGGTGCGGAGAATGGATATATTTATGTTCGTGCAGAGTATCCTCTTTCTGTAAAGAGACTTAGGATGGCGATTGAACAGGCAGAAAAATATGGCCTGTTAGGTGATAATATTTTAAATTCCGGTGTAAACTTCCATTTACATATCAACAGAGGTGCCGGAGCTTTCGTATGTGGAGAAGGTTCGGCACTTACCGCATCTATCGAGGGTAACAGAGGTATGCCTCGTGTAAAACCGCCCCGTACAGTAGAGAAAGGTCTGTGGGGTAAGCCTACAGTTCTTAATAATGTAGAAACCTATGCTAATGTACCGAAGATTATTCTTCAGGGAGCAGACTGGTTCCGCACCATCGGTACAGAGGGAAGCCCCGGAACAAAAACCTTCTCACTGACCGGTTCTATCGAGAATACCGGTCTGATCGAGGTTCCTATGGGAACCACACTCCGCCACATTATCTATGATATCGGCGGTGGATTGAAGAGTGGCGCCGCATTTAAGGGCGTCCAGATCGGCGGTCCGTCCGGCGGATGTCTGATCCTGGATCAGTTGGATGCACCTCTTGACTTTGATTCTGTCAAAAAATTAGATGCGATCATGGGATCCGGTGGTCTGGTAGTTATGGACGAGAATACCTGTATGGTTGAGGTTGCCAGATTCTTTATGAACTTCACCCAGCGTGAGAGCTGTGGCAAATGTGTTCCATGCCGTGAGGGTACCAAACGTATGCTGGAGATCCTGGAGAGGATCGTAGATGGCAAGGGTGAGATGTCCGATCTGGATGAGCTGGAAGAGCTTGCAAATATGGTTCAGAACATGGCTCTGTGCGGACTTGGCAAGAGTGCACCTCTTCCTGTTATTAGTACTCTCAAACGCTTCCGCGATGAATATGAGGAACATATCCGCGATAAGAAATGCCGTGCAAAAGTATGTACTGCTCTTCGTCAGTTCCACATCAACCCTGAGTTCTGTATCGGCTGCGGTAAATGTGCAAAGAACTGTCCGGCAGGTGCAATCTCAGGTAAGATTAAACATCCATATCACATTGATAACGACATCTGTATCAAATGCGGTGCATGTAAGGACAACTGTAACTTTGATGCAGTATATGTGGAAGCATAG
- a CDS encoding [FeFe] hydrogenase, group A translates to MGHMIIDGRKVEFTDEKNVLSVIRKAGINIPTLCYHSEVSTFGACRLCTVEDERGKTFASCSEQPRDGMVIYTNSGRVKKYRKLIVELLLAAHCRDCTTCIKSGECVLQELAHRLGVQTIRFKNTREYHELDTSSPSLVRDPNKCILCGDCVRACEELQGIGALGFAFRGTEAMVMPAFNKKIAETECVNCGQCRVYCPTGAIAIKTHMNEAWEALADPNIRVVAQIAPAVRVAVGDHYGLTKGKSVMGKIVNALHRMGFDEVYDTSFSADLTIMEESAEFLDRIKKGEKLPLLTSCCPAWVKFITDQYKDYIPNLSTCRSPQGMLSAVIKEYFRDPKHAGGKKTVMISIMPCTAKKAEAVRPNSFTDGEQDTDIVITTTELLRMIDNFGLDFATLEPEACDMPFGFGSGGGVIFGVTGGVTEAVLRRLTPDHSKETMHEIAECGVRGDEGIKEFTVPYEGMNLNICVASGLANARTVMEQVKNGEKEYHLIEIMACRRGCIMGGGQPTRSGDRTKALRAKGLYNADNTTIIKKSDENPLVLELYNGLLKGKEHHLLHNDSY, encoded by the coding sequence ATGGGCCATATGATAATTGACGGTAGAAAGGTAGAATTTACCGATGAAAAAAATGTCCTGTCTGTCATCCGCAAGGCAGGGATCAATATTCCGACACTGTGCTACCACTCAGAGGTATCCACTTTTGGTGCCTGTCGTTTATGTACAGTTGAAGACGAGAGGGGAAAAACATTTGCCTCATGTTCTGAACAGCCAAGAGATGGAATGGTGATCTATACCAATTCCGGAAGAGTCAAGAAATACAGAAAACTAATTGTAGAATTATTGCTTGCAGCACATTGTCGTGACTGTACAACCTGTATCAAGAGTGGTGAGTGTGTCCTTCAGGAACTGGCACACAGGTTGGGCGTACAGACAATCCGTTTCAAAAATACCAGGGAATATCATGAGTTGGATACAAGTTCTCCTTCTCTGGTTCGTGATCCAAACAAATGTATTCTGTGTGGTGACTGCGTACGTGCCTGCGAAGAACTTCAGGGAATCGGAGCTTTAGGCTTTGCATTCCGGGGAACTGAGGCCATGGTAATGCCTGCATTTAACAAAAAAATCGCAGAGACAGAATGTGTAAACTGCGGTCAGTGTCGTGTATATTGCCCAACAGGTGCTATTGCGATCAAGACACATATGAACGAGGCATGGGAAGCACTTGCTGATCCGAATATACGTGTAGTTGCTCAGATTGCTCCCGCAGTACGTGTCGCAGTAGGTGATCATTATGGACTGACCAAAGGCAAGAGTGTTATGGGTAAGATTGTCAATGCTCTCCACAGAATGGGATTCGATGAAGTTTATGATACTTCATTCAGTGCTGACCTTACTATTATGGAAGAGAGTGCCGAGTTCCTTGACAGAATTAAGAAGGGTGAGAAACTTCCGCTTCTTACTTCCTGCTGTCCTGCATGGGTGAAGTTTATCACAGACCAGTACAAGGATTATATTCCGAATCTTTCTACCTGCCGTTCTCCACAGGGAATGCTCTCCGCAGTAATCAAAGAGTACTTCCGCGATCCGAAGCATGCCGGCGGCAAGAAAACAGTTATGATCTCTATTATGCCATGTACAGCCAAGAAGGCAGAAGCAGTTCGTCCGAACAGCTTCACAGACGGTGAACAGGATACAGATATCGTTATTACAACTACAGAGCTGCTCCGCATGATCGATAACTTTGGTCTTGACTTTGCAACTCTTGAACCGGAAGCCTGTGATATGCCGTTTGGCTTCGGCTCCGGTGGTGGTGTTATCTTCGGTGTTACAGGAGGTGTTACAGAAGCAGTTCTCCGCCGTCTGACTCCGGATCACAGCAAAGAAACCATGCATGAGATCGCAGAATGCGGTGTTCGTGGAGATGAGGGAATCAAGGAATTTACAGTTCCTTATGAAGGAATGAACCTTAATATCTGTGTTGCCAGCGGCCTTGCAAATGCAAGAACCGTTATGGAACAGGTTAAGAATGGTGAGAAAGAATATCATCTGATCGAGATCATGGCATGCCGCCGCGGATGTATCATGGGTGGCGGACAGCCGACAAGATCCGGCGACAGAACCAAAGCTCTGAGAGCTAAGGGCCTGTATAATGCAGATAATACAACTATCATTAAGAAATCCGATGAAAACCCGTTAGTTCTGGAACTTTACAACGGACTTCTGAAAGGCAAAGAGCATCATCTGCTTCACAATGATTCCTATTAA
- the spoIVA gene encoding stage IV sporulation protein A — translation MENFQVYRDIQARTGGDIYIGVVGPVRTGKSTFIRRFMELVALPQMSDTKQAEIRDQLPLSGSGKIITTAETKFIPKEAVPITLGEDQQVKIRLIDSVGFLVKGASGQTEDGKERMVKTPWFEQAIPFREAARIGTQKVIQEHSTIGIVVTTDGSFGELPRDNFPEAEEKTIQELKKQQKPFIVLVNSQMPYKDAALKTAEEIQQKYKVTALTVNCDQLRKEDIARILEKVLYEFPVSQIQFFIPRWVEMLPLEHELKQQILSQIRDKMKSMQHIRDITKESVKLSGPYVQDSLLEDVGLSDGTVKVRIRIKEEYYYRMLSQMSGIEMESEYELIHTMQELVHMKEEYVKVQTALEAVRGTGYGVVVPNLDEIEIAQPEVIRQGNKYGVKIKSKSPSIHMIKANIETEIAPIVGTEQQAKDLIQYIDEGSQRGESIWETNIFGKSIEQLVQDGIRSKIAAISEESQVKLQDTMQKIVNDSKGGLVCIII, via the coding sequence ATGGAAAATTTTCAGGTGTATCGTGATATCCAGGCCCGTACAGGGGGAGATATATACATAGGGGTCGTAGGACCTGTCCGCACAGGAAAATCTACATTTATCCGCAGATTCATGGAACTTGTTGCATTGCCGCAGATGTCAGATACAAAGCAGGCAGAGATCAGAGATCAGCTTCCTTTAAGCGGATCAGGCAAAATCATCACCACAGCAGAAACAAAATTTATTCCCAAAGAAGCAGTTCCCATCACTCTCGGAGAAGATCAGCAGGTAAAGATCCGCCTGATAGACAGTGTGGGTTTTCTGGTAAAGGGTGCATCCGGGCAGACGGAGGACGGTAAAGAACGAATGGTAAAAACTCCCTGGTTTGAGCAGGCAATCCCATTTCGCGAGGCCGCACGCATCGGAACACAGAAAGTAATTCAGGAGCATTCCACAATAGGTATTGTGGTCACAACTGACGGAAGTTTCGGTGAACTTCCCAGAGACAATTTTCCGGAGGCAGAAGAGAAGACTATTCAGGAACTGAAAAAACAGCAGAAACCATTTATTGTGCTGGTAAATTCGCAGATGCCATATAAAGATGCGGCTCTGAAAACAGCGGAAGAAATCCAACAGAAATATAAGGTAACTGCTCTGACAGTAAACTGTGACCAATTGAGAAAAGAAGATATTGCCAGGATTCTGGAGAAGGTTTTATATGAATTTCCTGTCAGTCAGATTCAGTTTTTTATTCCGCGCTGGGTAGAAATGCTTCCCCTGGAGCATGAGTTAAAACAGCAGATCCTTTCACAGATCAGGGATAAAATGAAAAGTATGCAGCATATACGTGATATCACAAAGGAATCTGTAAAATTATCCGGACCTTATGTACAGGATTCCCTTCTGGAAGATGTAGGCTTATCCGATGGAACAGTAAAGGTAAGAATACGCATAAAGGAAGAATATTATTACAGGATGCTCAGTCAGATGAGTGGAATCGAAATGGAGAGTGAATATGAACTGATCCATACAATGCAGGAACTGGTACATATGAAAGAGGAATATGTAAAAGTGCAGACTGCACTGGAAGCAGTGCGTGGAACCGGTTATGGTGTGGTTGTCCCGAATCTGGATGAGATTGAGATCGCACAGCCTGAAGTGATCCGACAGGGGAATAAATATGGAGTAAAGATAAAATCAAAGAGTCCGTCTATCCATATGATAAAGGCAAATATAGAAACTGAAATTGCTCCCATAGTAGGAACAGAACAGCAGGCAAAAGATCTGATCCAGTATATTGACGAAGGCAGCCAGAGGGGGGAGAGTATCTGGGAGACTAATATTTTCGGCAAATCCATTGAGCAGCTGGTGCAGGATGGCATCCGAAGCAAGATTGCAGCTATCAGCGAAGAAAGCCAGGTAAAGCTTCAGGATACCATGCAGAAAATTGTCAATGACAGTAAGGGCGGGCTGGTGTGTATCATCATATAG